From the Phalacrocorax carbo chromosome Z, bPhaCar2.1, whole genome shotgun sequence genome, the window AACAGTTAAATCTGAGACAGTGAAAACAGGTGTTGGAAGTGTACCTGCATATGTATTTAAGAACAAAGCTCTGTGCTGTTCAGCAACCACTTACTCTCCAGACAGATTAGTACAGTAATTTTATAGGTAACGGATGGGGTTTTATGTGGATATTCAGTTGCTGCTGTTCTCAGCAGTTAAGGAAATGATCATGATACTTCCTTGTGctagaatttaatttaatttaggaAAGAATGGTGGCTAATAAGGAAGGTTGCCAAGATGGAGATTTTTACCAGGAGGCTGGCTAGACTGTCCTTACTTTCAAATTACATCTTTACCTGCACTGGAAATTTGGTTTCAAAATCCTGTcaaaatgaccaaaaaaaattccactACTCCCAAGGCTGTCCTCAGCAAGGATCCAGGGCTTGCCTCCCTTGTTCAGCAGAACTAATGAGCCATTTTATTGTACCACATGTggatggttgtttttttctttttttcttttggatagAGAAGACTTATCTGGGCAAGATGCAATTCTGGCCTGTTCTGCACTGAAGAAGATGTATAGGCATGTATTAGTTAGTGGAGCATCTGCAATTGAAAGCAACCAGCCAGAGCAACCGGGAGAAAATGCAGCACTGAAGATTCTCTTTGTTCATTTGGATGGGCCTACAGACATCATTGCTGGCcgcctggagaaaaggagagaacatTTTATGCCACCTGGACTTCTCAAGTCTCAGTTTGATATTCTGGAGCCTCCTAGTTCACCAGAACACTTCATTACTGTCAATCTAGAAAAATCTCTCCCTGAAATACTGCTGGAGATTGAGCATTTTTCAGGGTGAGGCTTTTCTGGAGTAAGTTTCTGAATTTAACATACAGAAATTCCCTTAAGGATATCAAGGGTAGGGAattgaaacagcattttaattattaaattgattattacatcaaaacaagttatttttttccaataattAAATGAATTGCAATGTTAAGAGCTGGTTTACTACTGTTGATATTTTTATCATGGCTCTGTAAAAGACATACAAGAtgaaattttcaaaaaacaacttttttaaCCCTTCACCATACGAAGTTAAACCCCCCATTTTAGGAAGACCCTTCTTTTGAAAATGGTACTcagcaccccacagccacttgctcactccccccagtgggatgggggagagaatctgaagggtaagagaaaactcatgggttgagaaaaaacagtttaataggtaaagcaaaagccccacatgcaagcaaagcagaacaaggagtTCATTtgctacttcccatgggcaggcaggtgttcagccatttccaggaacGCAGGGCTCCATCGTGCGTgacggttacttgggaagacaaacgccatcgctcTGAAagtcctccccttccttcttcccccagctttatattcTAAGCATGAGGTCATATGGTGTGAGatatccctggggtcagtt encodes:
- the IDNK gene encoding probable gluconokinase isoform X3; its protein translation is MAEGMPLNDEDRIPWLCALHDILRREDLSGQDAILACSALKKMYRHVLVSGASAIESNQPEQPGENAALKILFVHLDGPTDIIAGRLEKRREHFMPPGLLKSQFDILEPPSSPEHFITVNLEKSLPEILLEIEHFSG
- the IDNK gene encoding probable gluconokinase isoform X2, with amino-acid sequence MAQLGWKFYDADDYHSPENKKKMAEGMPLNDEDRIPWLCALHDILRREDLSGQDAILACSALKKMYRHVLVSGASAIESNQPEQPGENAALKILFVHLDGPTDIIAGRLEKRREHFMPPGLLKSQFDILEPPSSPEHFITVNLEKSLPEILLEIEHFSG
- the IDNK gene encoding probable gluconokinase isoform X1 — translated: MVLLVVMGVSGSGKTTVGSRLAAKLGWKFYDADDYHSPENKKKMAEGMPLNDEDRIPWLCALHDILRREDLSGQDAILACSALKKMYRHVLVSGASAIESNQPEQPGENAALKILFVHLDGPTDIIAGRLEKRREHFMPPGLLKSQFDILEPPSSPEHFITVNLEKSLPEILLEIEHFSG